A genomic stretch from uncultured Pseudodesulfovibrio sp. includes:
- a CDS encoding formate/nitrite transporter family protein has product MQQLMVCIVRVKTCTVEWENRMPLSPEKHLMEVADVCDKKWRMLRDRPLAFLLSAFAGGAFVCFGAMLALAVSAGVPGSLAPGLANLLMGFVFMFSLVLIMFSGMTLVTADMAYGLVGVFQSRITWRQFAWGLFVGYVGNFIGSMSFMWIMSKGGGYHALPWLMRAHDIGLAKTGETAMEIFVMGIICTWTLQSAAILFMKTNDDMSKIVLTAYGPLAFVAGMNEHCIANIGFLAVPLFQQDIWAEAVSGMNTVAPVLMHWGFGKFGWAHNQLFTVMGNAIGGTLFVAVVFQLVADPLKLKELYRERHETMATDGELKEVE; this is encoded by the coding sequence ATGCAGCAATTGATGGTATGCATCGTCAGAGTGAAGACGTGTACCGTTGAATGGGAGAATCGGATGCCTTTGAGTCCAGAGAAACATCTGATGGAAGTCGCAGACGTCTGTGACAAGAAATGGAGAATGCTCCGGGATAGACCTTTGGCATTTTTGCTTTCTGCTTTTGCGGGAGGGGCTTTTGTCTGTTTTGGTGCCATGCTGGCACTGGCCGTTTCGGCCGGTGTTCCTGGTAGTCTGGCTCCGGGATTGGCCAATCTGCTCATGGGTTTCGTGTTCATGTTTTCGTTGGTCCTTATCATGTTCAGCGGCATGACCCTTGTCACGGCAGATATGGCCTATGGACTGGTCGGTGTGTTTCAGAGCCGCATCACATGGAGGCAGTTCGCCTGGGGACTTTTTGTCGGGTATGTCGGCAATTTCATCGGGTCCATGTCCTTCATGTGGATTATGAGCAAAGGTGGCGGTTATCACGCCCTGCCCTGGCTTATGCGGGCCCATGATATTGGGCTGGCAAAGACCGGCGAGACTGCCATGGAGATCTTTGTCATGGGTATTATCTGTACCTGGACCCTGCAATCAGCCGCCATTCTTTTCATGAAAACCAATGACGATATGAGCAAAATAGTTCTGACCGCCTACGGGCCTTTGGCGTTTGTGGCAGGCATGAACGAGCACTGTATAGCGAACATCGGCTTTCTGGCCGTGCCGCTTTTTCAGCAGGATATATGGGCTGAGGCTGTTTCCGGAATGAACACTGTTGCTCCGGTGCTGATGCACTGGGGTTTCGGCAAGTTTGGCTGGGCGCATAATCAACTCTTTACGGTCATGGGAAATGCCATCGGCGGAACGCTCTTCGTGGCGGTAGTGTTCCAATTGGTGGCTGACCCTCTCAAACTCAAGGAATTATACCGCGAACGCCATGAAACAATGGCTACTGACGGGGAACTCAAGGAGGTGGAATGA
- a CDS encoding PLP-dependent aminotransferase family protein encodes MTIYSPVLTEGVDPLYKGLADAIERDIATGRLTPGERLPTHRDLADGLGVNVSTVTRAYREAEKRGLVSGTVGRGTFVASDATTSTSLVSFEPTTPGMLELGLVAPLHHMDPDISEGFRRIARRKDPTSFMRYTDPRGLASHRRAGAAWASRYGLNTEPENVIVCSGAQHALTCCLGGLLRPGDRIATDALTYPGMKTLASMFGIRLVPIEMDSDGMIPASLDAACRRDEIKAVYLMPGVHNPTTVTIPEARRTEIAQLAKKHDFIVIEDDAYDLTDRTDNTPVANRAPERSIFIAGMSKSLAAGLRVAFLVAPRHLLKPLAQAVLNTIWMTPSLNAELAAMWINDGTADQVVHNKRTAASRRYMLACDVLEGLRFRGKQSGFYLWLDLPEPWTGQTFEKAAHMRGINVFGAEKFTVGETVAPAAARISLTGADTLAELEKGLVAIREIVRQTP; translated from the coding sequence ATGACAATATATTCACCAGTCCTCACGGAAGGAGTCGACCCTCTCTACAAAGGGTTGGCAGACGCCATTGAACGGGATATCGCAACAGGCAGGCTGACTCCCGGTGAACGCCTGCCCACCCACCGAGACCTCGCCGATGGTCTGGGCGTCAATGTGTCCACCGTTACACGCGCCTACAGGGAAGCTGAAAAGCGAGGCCTGGTTTCCGGCACGGTAGGGCGCGGAACATTCGTGGCCTCGGATGCCACCACATCCACTTCGCTCGTGTCCTTTGAACCCACCACGCCCGGCATGCTGGAACTGGGGCTGGTCGCTCCGCTACACCACATGGACCCGGATATATCCGAGGGATTCAGGCGGATAGCCAGACGCAAAGACCCGACGTCATTTATGCGTTATACGGACCCACGCGGCCTGGCGTCCCACCGCAGGGCCGGTGCGGCATGGGCTTCGCGATACGGACTGAACACCGAACCTGAGAACGTCATTGTCTGTTCCGGCGCCCAGCACGCCCTGACCTGCTGCCTGGGTGGCCTGCTCCGACCCGGCGACCGTATCGCTACAGACGCGCTGACATATCCCGGCATGAAAACACTGGCTTCCATGTTCGGCATCAGACTGGTTCCCATTGAAATGGACAGCGACGGGATGATTCCCGCCAGCCTGGACGCGGCCTGCCGCCGAGATGAGATCAAAGCGGTCTATCTCATGCCCGGCGTGCACAACCCGACAACCGTGACCATCCCGGAAGCCCGGCGCACTGAAATAGCCCAGCTTGCCAAGAAGCACGACTTTATCGTCATTGAGGATGATGCTTACGATCTGACCGATCGTACGGACAATACGCCTGTGGCGAACCGCGCCCCGGAGCGCAGCATCTTCATAGCGGGCATGTCAAAATCTCTGGCGGCAGGATTGCGCGTAGCGTTTCTCGTTGCCCCAAGGCACTTGCTCAAGCCGTTGGCCCAGGCCGTGCTCAACACCATCTGGATGACTCCCTCGCTCAACGCAGAGCTGGCTGCAATGTGGATTAATGACGGCACGGCAGATCAGGTGGTGCACAACAAGCGTACGGCGGCATCACGACGATATATGCTCGCCTGTGACGTTTTAGAAGGGTTACGGTTTCGGGGAAAGCAAAGTGGCTTCTATCTCTGGCTGGACCTGCCCGAGCCGTGGACCGGACAGACTTTCGAAAAGGCAGCGCATATGCGGGGAATCAATGTCTTTGGTGCGGAGAAATTCACTGTAGGAGAAACAGTGGCCCCGGCTGCGGCCCGCATATCACTGACAGGAGCGGACACCCTTGCAGAACTTGAAAAGGGACTTGTCGCCATTCGGGAAATAGTAAGACAAACGCCATAA
- a CDS encoding DUF2959 domain-containing protein, protein MKRCVFALSLFFLFSAFGCSKTYYSTMESMGYDKREIMTDRVEDARESQEEAKEQFASALEQFKSVVNFDGGKLQDVYEKLNDEYEMSEDRADDVRKRIDKVEDVAEALFDEWAEEITQYSSSKLRASSQKKLTATKSKYNGLIRAMRKAEKKMYPVLAAFKDQVLYLKHNLNAQAIAALEGELTTINADVEALIKEMDKSIAEADSFIKSLE, encoded by the coding sequence ATGAAGCGGTGTGTGTTCGCTCTGTCCCTGTTTTTTCTTTTCAGTGCTTTCGGTTGTTCGAAAACCTATTATTCCACCATGGAATCAATGGGATATGACAAGCGTGAAATCATGACCGACCGGGTTGAAGATGCCCGCGAATCCCAGGAGGAGGCCAAGGAACAGTTTGCCTCCGCGCTGGAACAGTTCAAATCCGTGGTCAATTTTGACGGCGGCAAGTTGCAAGATGTCTACGAAAAACTCAATGACGAATATGAAATGAGTGAAGACCGCGCCGACGATGTGCGCAAGCGCATAGACAAGGTCGAAGACGTGGCCGAGGCCTTGTTTGATGAATGGGCCGAGGAAATCACCCAGTATTCCAGCTCCAAGCTGCGTGCTTCCAGCCAGAAGAAGCTGACTGCCACCAAGAGCAAGTACAACGGCTTGATCCGGGCCATGCGCAAGGCTGAAAAGAAGATGTACCCCGTACTGGCGGCGTTCAAGGATCAGGTACTGTATCTCAAGCACAACCTGAACGCTCAGGCCATTGCCGCGCTGGAAGGCGAACTGACCACCATCAATGCTGATGTGGAAGCGCTTATCAAGGAAATGGACAAATCCATTGCCGAAGCTGATTCATTTATCAAGTCTTTGGAATAA
- a CDS encoding class II fumarate hydratase, whose amino-acid sequence MTKFRTETDSLGSIEVPEQALWGAQTQRALTLFRIDDERMPREMIVPYAILKKACALANHEKKHLDTKTKDLIVHVCDEIIDGQHHDMFPLPVWISGSGTQYNMNVNEVISNRCSQLAGQPLGSRNPVHPNDHINKSQSTNDNFPSVMYMTVAIQCFSLLIPSLRILKDSFFAKAETWNDIIKIGRTHMQDATPLTLGQEFSGYGTILKETLYRIDTALSELYVLPLGGTAVGTGINTHPGFDEDAINAIAKLTGLPFVPAANKFALQGSHDALVQFSATLKTLAVALNKIANDIRLLACGPRAGIAELILPANEPGSSIMPGKVNPTQCEALTMVAMQVIANDAAVTMGGTSGALQMNAYKPLIIRNVLHSIRLLTDGMRSFRKHLLEGLEPNLERIESNLAQSLMLVTALTPAIGYEKAASIAHHAHETGQTLKEAALELGMISEQEFELLVVPDTMLGPKG is encoded by the coding sequence ATGACGAAATTCAGAACGGAAACAGACAGCCTTGGATCGATTGAAGTCCCGGAACAGGCTTTATGGGGGGCACAGACACAACGCGCCCTGACTCTTTTTCGAATTGATGACGAACGCATGCCGCGAGAAATGATCGTCCCATACGCCATTCTCAAAAAAGCATGTGCACTCGCCAACCATGAAAAAAAACATCTCGATACAAAAACAAAAGACCTTATCGTACACGTCTGTGACGAAATAATCGACGGCCAGCATCATGACATGTTCCCGCTTCCGGTTTGGATTTCCGGGTCCGGTACCCAATACAACATGAACGTCAACGAAGTCATTTCCAACCGATGTTCACAACTGGCAGGACAGCCGCTCGGTTCCAGGAACCCAGTCCATCCCAACGATCATATCAATAAAAGCCAGTCAACTAACGATAACTTTCCGTCAGTTATGTATATGACTGTTGCTATTCAATGTTTTTCCTTACTCATCCCTTCGCTTCGCATCCTCAAAGACTCATTTTTCGCCAAGGCCGAAACGTGGAATGACATCATAAAAATAGGTCGAACCCACATGCAGGATGCGACCCCGCTCACTCTTGGACAAGAATTTTCCGGATACGGAACCATCCTCAAGGAAACGCTCTACAGAATCGACACCGCCTTGAGTGAACTCTATGTTCTGCCGCTTGGGGGCACTGCCGTGGGTACGGGCATTAATACCCACCCCGGATTTGACGAAGACGCCATAAACGCCATCGCCAAACTGACTGGACTCCCTTTTGTCCCGGCAGCCAACAAGTTTGCACTTCAAGGCAGCCATGACGCGCTCGTACAGTTCTCGGCCACTCTCAAGACACTCGCCGTGGCTCTGAACAAGATCGCAAACGACATTCGACTGCTGGCCTGCGGACCCCGTGCAGGCATTGCCGAATTGATACTCCCGGCCAATGAACCGGGTTCCTCCATCATGCCAGGCAAGGTCAACCCGACTCAGTGCGAAGCCCTGACCATGGTTGCCATGCAGGTGATCGCCAATGACGCGGCAGTGACCATGGGCGGCACAAGTGGTGCGCTCCAGATGAATGCATACAAACCTCTCATCATCCGCAATGTACTCCATTCTATCCGGCTGCTCACCGACGGCATGCGCAGTTTTCGAAAGCACCTGCTCGAAGGACTGGAGCCAAACCTCGAACGCATTGAATCCAACCTCGCCCAATCACTGATGCTGGTCACTGCGTTGACTCCAGCTATCGGCTATGAAAAGGCGGCTTCCATTGCACATCATGCCCATGAAACCGGACAGACACTCAAAGAGGCCGCCCTGGAGCTCGGCATGATCAGTGAGCAGGAATTCGAATTGCTCGTTGTGCCGGACACCATGCTCGGCCCCAAGGGTTAA
- a CDS encoding cereblon family protein — protein MTTHSTCLIPPVKALRNDQEKAQDSGRAEPNLKQDPEPSEKRSRLVCKNCRSRITRHDLGMEVDGSHRHVFFNPHGDVFELGCFASAKNVLPTGPRTDEFTWFPGFEWQVIACTGCLTQLGWRYIGPQGGFFGLIIALLTDEI, from the coding sequence ATGACTACGCACAGTACATGCCTCATACCGCCGGTCAAGGCGTTACGAAACGATCAGGAAAAGGCACAGGACAGTGGGCGGGCTGAACCAAACCTCAAACAAGACCCGGAACCGTCTGAAAAACGGAGTCGCCTTGTGTGTAAGAACTGTCGCTCTCGCATCACCCGCCACGATCTCGGCATGGAGGTGGACGGAAGCCATAGACACGTCTTTTTCAATCCCCATGGAGATGTCTTCGAGTTGGGATGCTTCGCCTCAGCAAAAAATGTCCTGCCCACTGGACCTCGCACCGATGAATTTACATGGTTCCCCGGCTTTGAATGGCAGGTAATCGCCTGCACGGGCTGTCTCACGCAACTGGGCTGGCGGTATATCGGTCCTCAAGGTGGATTTTTCGGCCTGATCATAGCCTTACTGACCGATGAAATCTGA
- a CDS encoding LysE family transporter, protein MNLEIFVAFVLFAIVMTGTPGVGNLTMMGIGQTTGFRSALPFLGGTVVGMFALNVFVGLGLGGLFLASSNIAWSMKIGGMGYICYLGWKLLTMQIAAGTVHKRFTFLEGVVLHPLNPKSWAMSVVGFSQLADPSISLWVQMGVFVVTFMALQTLFHSTWGLAGSAIMCTLKSRRMLVGINCILVVVMVGATAYALFLSPA, encoded by the coding sequence ATGAATCTGGAGATATTCGTCGCATTCGTCTTGTTTGCCATTGTTATGACCGGGACACCCGGTGTCGGCAACCTGACCATGATGGGTATTGGGCAAACCACGGGATTTCGGTCCGCACTGCCGTTTCTGGGTGGTACCGTTGTGGGGATGTTTGCTCTGAATGTTTTTGTGGGCCTCGGTTTGGGCGGGTTGTTTCTGGCGTCATCAAACATAGCGTGGAGCATGAAGATTGGTGGGATGGGGTACATCTGTTATCTTGGTTGGAAACTGCTGACCATGCAGATCGCGGCAGGGACCGTGCATAAACGATTCACTTTTCTTGAGGGCGTTGTCCTGCACCCACTCAACCCCAAAAGTTGGGCCATGTCTGTAGTGGGATTCAGTCAATTGGCTGATCCATCCATATCGCTCTGGGTGCAGATGGGTGTTTTCGTGGTGACTTTCATGGCGCTCCAGACCCTGTTTCATTCAACTTGGGGGCTGGCCGGATCTGCCATCATGTGCACCCTCAAGTCTCGACGGATGCTGGTCGGTATCAACTGTATTCTGGTAGTCGTCATGGTGGGCGCTACCGCATACGCGCTGTTTCTGAGTCCGGCTTAA
- a CDS encoding LysE/ArgO family amino acid transporter produces MTPFIQGFGMGGGLIVAIGAQNAFVLTQGVRRNHHLAVATLCTLCDALLIALGVTGVGTVVASNPTLGSIAAWGGAAFLAWYGFTALRSAMKGGSLNTKEETGKGLKHTLMLTMAVTLLNPHVYLDTIILMGSISGQFMVPDRYVFGMGAATASLLWFFTLSLGGQVLAPLFRRDFTWRILDSVVCLTMWTIAATLIHNTLTT; encoded by the coding sequence ATGACACCGTTTATTCAGGGATTTGGGATGGGAGGCGGCCTGATTGTCGCCATCGGAGCACAGAACGCATTCGTGCTGACACAGGGCGTTCGTCGGAACCATCATCTGGCCGTGGCAACACTGTGCACACTCTGTGATGCTCTACTGATTGCGCTCGGCGTGACAGGTGTCGGCACTGTCGTCGCATCCAACCCGACTCTGGGATCAATCGCGGCTTGGGGCGGCGCAGCTTTCCTGGCATGGTATGGCTTCACCGCCCTGCGCTCTGCCATGAAAGGAGGCTCCCTAAATACAAAAGAAGAAACCGGCAAAGGTCTCAAACACACTCTCATGCTCACCATGGCAGTGACACTGCTCAACCCGCATGTCTATCTCGACACCATCATTCTCATGGGCTCGATCAGCGGACAGTTCATGGTTCCGGACAGATATGTCTTCGGCATGGGAGCAGCCACCGCCTCACTGCTCTGGTTCTTCACCCTCAGCCTCGGAGGACAAGTGCTCGCACCGCTCTTCAGACGTGACTTCACATGGCGTATCCTGGACTCTGTTGTCTGCCTGACCATGTGGACTATCGCAGCCACACTTATCCATAATACACTCACAACATAG
- a CDS encoding LysR family transcriptional regulator ArgP → MLDYKLVEAFAVVVSEGGFEKAAKALHVTQGAVSQRLKLLEEQAGCVLLVRSSPPRPTSAGREMLKHYRQVKRLEDDLCPGLGQEAERFTTLSVGINADSLATWFFPAVDRYLDTEPVLLDMSVDDQAETLRMLRDGEVLGCVSDRAAPMQGCRVEYLGDMDYHLYGSPSYKMKWFNEPISLNTVEKAPILIFNRKDVMHGELFSQVLGERPGRYEAFYLPSSEKFAPVIASGRVSGMVPEQQADEYVERGELVDLLPGHVFTVRLHWHCWNLASGRLAGFTEALVNGARQLLVQRP, encoded by the coding sequence ATGTTGGATTACAAATTAGTGGAAGCATTTGCTGTTGTGGTCAGTGAGGGCGGATTTGAGAAGGCTGCCAAGGCGTTGCATGTGACGCAAGGGGCTGTTTCCCAGCGATTGAAATTACTGGAAGAGCAGGCTGGGTGTGTATTACTGGTACGTTCTTCTCCCCCGAGGCCCACGTCTGCCGGACGGGAAATGCTCAAGCATTATAGGCAAGTGAAGCGGCTTGAGGATGACCTCTGTCCGGGGTTGGGGCAGGAGGCGGAAAGATTCACGACACTTTCTGTTGGTATCAACGCCGACTCACTCGCTACCTGGTTTTTCCCGGCTGTTGACCGGTATCTGGATACAGAGCCGGTTTTGCTGGACATGAGTGTGGATGATCAGGCGGAAACCTTGCGGATGTTGCGGGATGGCGAAGTGCTTGGATGTGTCAGCGACCGGGCTGCGCCCATGCAGGGCTGCCGTGTCGAATATCTGGGAGATATGGATTATCACCTGTATGGCAGTCCGTCATACAAGATGAAATGGTTCAATGAACCCATATCGTTGAATACGGTTGAAAAAGCACCAATTCTCATTTTTAACCGCAAGGACGTCATGCATGGCGAACTGTTCTCGCAAGTGCTGGGGGAGCGCCCCGGTCGGTACGAGGCCTTTTATTTGCCGTCTTCCGAGAAGTTTGCGCCGGTCATAGCATCCGGGCGGGTCAGTGGCATGGTGCCTGAACAGCAGGCCGACGAATATGTTGAACGAGGTGAACTTGTGGATCTTTTGCCCGGGCATGTTTTCACCGTCCGGCTTCATTGGCATTGCTGGAATCTGGCGTCAGGCCGCCTTGCCGGATTTACGGAGGCTCTCGTCAACGGTGCGCGTCAACTGCTTGTCCAGCGCCCATGA
- a CDS encoding sigma-70 family RNA polymerase sigma factor, with the protein MGNFVGSKATRGMNERISGLMPGVLARAYRMLGSGDEAQDVVQESLLIAFSRLDQLRDVGSFSAWLNAIVVSQCHRQLRVRGREISLESLGLYEPIASKSFDPSLSYESTCFRVAANDAILQLAPTLREVCQLYFESGYSVAEIAEVLSLKQGTVRKHLHTAKPLLADMLAAHMGEPAIKVGYLPISDHLLGMVAHRLNMGRNFRIHMKRFLSWSALASALRRGTINTAFIMAPLAMQLCNSGTPLKYIMDGHHDGSALTASSEKLQGKLVGVPGPFSTHRVLLGKLAMDQPGNWGNVGTADTNPSYVINSLKRQIIDAFFCAEPWSTKCVSEGGADVQIRSKDISPGHICCVVAVREDFSSAHPELVNDYVRTLYQARDKIYTDSDYCAATQAEYTGVPRELAARIIEEDIVTFDDLSPDRGRMDEFMQLALASGVLSSSCDLDEFVCDDFS; encoded by the coding sequence ATGGGAAACTTTGTTGGATCAAAGGCGACTCGTGGAATGAACGAGCGGATTTCCGGTTTGATGCCCGGCGTTCTTGCCCGTGCCTATCGAATGCTCGGCTCTGGCGATGAAGCCCAGGATGTTGTTCAAGAATCCCTGCTCATAGCCTTTTCCCGGCTTGACCAACTGCGAGATGTAGGGAGTTTTTCCGCCTGGCTCAATGCTATAGTCGTCTCTCAGTGTCATCGTCAGTTGCGGGTTCGGGGCAGGGAAATATCTCTTGAAAGTCTGGGCCTGTATGAGCCAATTGCTTCGAAGTCGTTTGATCCTTCGTTAAGTTATGAATCCACATGTTTCCGCGTTGCGGCCAATGATGCTATTTTGCAATTGGCCCCAACCCTGAGGGAAGTCTGTCAACTGTATTTCGAATCAGGGTATTCTGTCGCTGAAATTGCGGAAGTACTTTCATTAAAACAAGGAACTGTTCGCAAACATCTCCATACCGCCAAACCCTTGTTGGCTGATATGTTGGCGGCCCATATGGGGGAGCCTGCCATTAAGGTCGGATATCTTCCGATCTCGGATCATCTTCTGGGTATGGTGGCCCATCGATTGAATATGGGGCGGAACTTCCGAATTCACATGAAGCGTTTTCTGTCCTGGTCTGCCCTTGCCAGTGCATTGCGGCGGGGAACGATTAACACCGCGTTCATCATGGCCCCGCTGGCTATGCAGTTGTGCAATTCAGGGACACCTCTCAAATATATCATGGATGGGCATCACGATGGCAGTGCCCTGACAGCTTCTTCCGAAAAGTTGCAGGGCAAGCTCGTGGGTGTGCCTGGACCGTTTTCCACCCATCGAGTCTTGCTCGGTAAATTGGCTATGGATCAACCGGGAAATTGGGGCAACGTCGGTACTGCCGACACGAATCCTTCATACGTCATCAATTCTCTGAAACGACAAATTATTGATGCCTTTTTCTGTGCCGAACCGTGGAGTACCAAGTGCGTCAGTGAGGGCGGAGCCGATGTGCAAATCCGTTCCAAGGACATATCGCCGGGGCATATCTGCTGTGTGGTCGCGGTGCGTGAAGATTTTTCGTCTGCCCATCCCGAACTGGTGAACGATTACGTTCGTACACTCTATCAGGCTAGAGACAAGATTTATACGGACAGTGATTATTGTGCCGCGACGCAGGCTGAGTATACCGGTGTGCCGCGTGAACTTGCCGCCAGAATCATTGAAGAGGACATCGTGACGTTCGACGACTTGAGCCCGGATAGAGGGCGTATGGATGAATTCATGCAATTGGCCCTTGCCAGCGGAGTGCTGTCCAGTTCGTGTGATCTTGACGAGTTCGTGTGTGACGATTTTAGTTGA
- a CDS encoding methyl-accepting chemotaxis protein codes for MAFKDLSLRIKIGGSVCLVVSLILVVYTAIVVSKTQTISIDSAREIAQEMSNRYGNQVKNDIEKALDASVTTAAIFGGMIKDRTIVDRSIVDEIQKQVAVSDESFYGIQSCFEPNALDGRDAEFNATGDPMWEHMNGAYGNYWWKEGGTLKVVNLTKYDYPNTRMWYKGPRDKNGPFLTEPYYTEVAKTNMSTISVPIHEDGKFIGIVGIDFVLSAFQKMVDGIKPMGSGYAFIASNKGYCVAHPNSSVVGKNITEAFPPELKSTILSSLENGKQYEDFIVSPLDDMEYLFVFQPILIRGTGSPWSIGIAIPKDKIYEDADAFLFLSVILTISAIILVVVVILLLARAITSSLIKAVDFAKEIASGNLMARLDIDQKDEIGVMASTLAEMGANLRSVVSEVRGVTDNVASGSEELSSTSIALSQGATEQAASIEEVSSSMEEMASNISQNADNAAQTQILADGAAKQAEEGGKAVSEAVTAMREIADKISIIEEIARQTNLLALNAAIEAARAGEHGKGFAVVAAEVRKLAERSGVAAGEISQLATESVDVADRAGELLGKLVPDIQRTAELVEEITTASNEQNAGASQINTAIQQLDSVVQQNAAASEEMSSTSSELSNQATQLQSTVSFFKLEEGGYVKQVVAKRKPARALNATNPTPQASTRKAQGGVALEMNDDQDFERF; via the coding sequence ATGGCGTTCAAAGATCTTTCACTCAGGATCAAAATCGGGGGAAGCGTCTGTCTCGTTGTTTCCCTCATCCTCGTGGTATACACGGCCATTGTCGTGTCCAAAACTCAAACCATCTCTATTGATTCCGCTCGGGAAATTGCTCAGGAGATGTCCAACAGGTACGGCAACCAAGTCAAAAACGATATTGAAAAAGCACTCGATGCCAGTGTCACGACAGCCGCAATTTTCGGCGGAATGATCAAGGACAGGACTATTGTTGACCGTTCAATTGTCGATGAAATCCAAAAACAGGTCGCTGTATCCGATGAGTCTTTTTATGGAATTCAGTCCTGTTTCGAGCCAAATGCCCTCGATGGCAGGGACGCGGAATTCAATGCAACAGGCGACCCCATGTGGGAACACATGAACGGCGCATACGGCAACTACTGGTGGAAGGAAGGCGGCACACTGAAGGTCGTGAACCTCACCAAATACGACTATCCGAACACACGCATGTGGTACAAAGGCCCCCGTGACAAAAACGGCCCGTTCCTGACGGAGCCTTATTACACCGAAGTGGCCAAGACAAACATGTCCACAATCAGTGTTCCCATCCATGAAGATGGCAAGTTCATAGGCATCGTCGGCATCGACTTTGTTCTCAGCGCCTTCCAGAAAATGGTGGATGGCATCAAGCCGATGGGAAGTGGGTATGCTTTCATCGCCTCAAACAAAGGCTATTGTGTCGCGCATCCCAACAGCAGTGTGGTGGGCAAAAACATTACTGAGGCCTTCCCTCCTGAACTCAAAAGTACCATTCTTTCCTCTTTAGAAAACGGTAAACAGTATGAAGATTTCATCGTATCCCCACTGGATGACATGGAATACCTGTTCGTTTTCCAGCCCATTCTGATCCGTGGCACCGGCTCTCCCTGGTCAATCGGTATCGCCATTCCCAAGGACAAGATCTATGAAGACGCCGACGCCTTCCTGTTCTTGAGCGTCATCCTGACCATATCTGCAATCATCCTGGTTGTGGTTGTCATTCTTCTGCTTGCACGAGCCATCACCAGCTCCCTGATTAAAGCTGTCGATTTCGCCAAGGAAATTGCTTCAGGCAATCTCATGGCCCGACTCGACATCGACCAGAAGGACGAAATAGGCGTGATGGCCTCGACACTTGCAGAAATGGGTGCGAACCTCAGAAGCGTCGTCAGCGAAGTACGCGGTGTAACAGATAACGTCGCCTCCGGCTCCGAGGAGCTGTCCTCCACTTCCATCGCTCTGTCACAAGGCGCGACCGAGCAGGCTGCCTCCATTGAAGAGGTTTCCTCCAGCATGGAAGAAATGGCTTCCAACATCAGCCAGAACGCTGACAATGCCGCTCAGACGCAAATTCTGGCAGACGGCGCAGCCAAGCAGGCCGAAGAAGGCGGCAAGGCCGTATCCGAGGCTGTTACAGCCATGCGGGAAATTGCTGACAAAATCAGTATCATTGAAGAAATAGCACGACAGACCAACTTGCTCGCCCTGAACGCAGCCATCGAAGCAGCCCGTGCCGGTGAACACGGCAAGGGGTTTGCGGTTGTCGCGGCTGAAGTCAGGAAGCTGGCGGAACGCTCAGGCGTCGCTGCCGGTGAAATCAGCCAGTTGGCCACTGAAAGCGTTGACGTTGCAGACCGCGCAGGCGAACTGCTCGGCAAACTTGTTCCGGACATCCAGCGGACGGCTGAACTGGTTGAGGAAATCACCACCGCCAGCAATGAGCAGAATGCCGGTGCTTCCCAGATCAATACCGCAATTCAGCAGCTCGACAGTGTTGTGCAGCAGAATGCTGCGGCCTCGGAAGAGATGTCCTCGACATCGAGCGAACTGTCCAATCAGGCCACTCAACTGCAGTCCACGGTATCCTTCTTCAAACTCGAAGAGGGCGGATACGTCAAACAGGTTGTCGCAAAAAGGAAGCCGGCCAGGGCCTTGAATGCAACGAACCCCACCCCTCAGGCTTCGACTCGGAAAGCACAAGGTGGTGTTGCCCTGGAAATGAATGATGACCAGGACTTCGAACGGTTCTAA